A genomic window from Phocoena sinus isolate mPhoSin1 chromosome 20, mPhoSin1.pri, whole genome shotgun sequence includes:
- the KDM6B gene encoding lysine-specific demethylase 6B isoform X1, with protein sequence MHRAVDPAGARAAREAFALGGLSCAGAWSSCPPHPPPRSAWLPGGRCSASIGQPPLPAPLPPSHGSSSGHPNKPYYAPGTPTPRPLHGKLESLHGCVQALLREPAQPGLWEQLGQLYESEHDSEEAVRCYHSALRYGGSLAELGPRVGRLQQAQLWNFHAGSCQHRPKVLPPLEQVWNLLHLEHKRNYGAKRGGPPVKRAAEPPVVQPMPPAALSGPSGEEGLSPGGKRRRGCNSEQTGLPPGLPLPPPPLPPAPPPPGLATSPPFQLTKPGLWSTPHGDAWGPERKGSAPPERQEQRHSLPHPYPYPAPAYPVHPPGHRLVPAAPPGPRPPGAESHGCPPATRPPGSDLRESRVQRSRMDSSVSPAATTACVPYAPSRPPGPPGTTTSSSSSSSNPGLRGVEPSPGIPGADRYQTPALEVSSHQGRLGPSAHSSRKPFLAAPAATPHLSLPPGPSSPPPPPCPRLLRPPPPPAWLKGPACRAAREDGEILDELFFGAEGRPRPPPPPLPHREGFLGPPAPRFSVGTQDSHTPPAPPTTSSSNSGSHSSSPTGPVSFPTPSYLARSMDPLPRPPSPTLSPQDPPLAPLTLALPPAPPSSCHQNTSGSFRHPESPRPRVSFPKTPEGGPGPSPGPLNKAPQPVPPRVGELPARGPRLFDFPPTPLEDQFEEPAEFKILPDGLANIMKMLDESIRKEEEQQRHEAGVVPPPPLKEPFTSLQPPFPTDTAPATTAATAAAATTPATQEEEKKPPPALPPPPPLAKFPSPPQPPPTARAPPANPANLLKSLASVLEGQKYCYRGTGAAVPTRPGPLPTTQYSPGSSSGATAPPPTSAAPSAQGSPQPSASSSSQFSTSGGPWARERRAGEEPAPGPMTPAPPPPPLPLPPARSESEVLEEISRACETLVERVGRSTADPADPADTADRADSGTERLQPPAQAKEESGGVAAAARPGSSKRRQKEHRRHRRACKDSAGRRPREGRAKAKAKAPKEKSRRVLGNLDLQSEEIQGREKARPDLGGASKAKPPVAPGPPPVPAPSVQPTPAAAPVPGKKAREEAPGPLGVSRADMLKLRSLSEGPPKELKIRLIKVESGDKETFIASEVEERRLRMADLTISHCAADVVRASKNAKVKGKFRESYLSPAQSVKPKINSEEKLPREKLNPPTPSIYLESKRDAFSPVLLQFCTDPRNPITVIRGLAGSLRLNLGLFSTKTLVEASGEHTVEVRTQVQQPSDENWDLTGTRQIWPCESSRSHTTIAKYAQYQASSFQESLQEEKESEDEESEEPDSTTGTPPSSAPDPKNHHIIKFGTNIDLSDAKRWKPQLQELLKLPAFMRVTSTGNMLSHVGHTILGMNTVQLYMKVPGSRTPGHQENNNFCSVNINIGPGDCEWFAVHEHYWETISAFCDRHGVDYLTGSWWPILDDLYASNIPVYRFVQRPGDLVWINAGTVHWVQATGWCNNIAWNVGPLTAYQYQLALERYEWNEVKNVKSIVPMIHVSWNVARTVKISDPDLFKMIKFCLLQSMKHCQVQRESLVRAGKKIAYQGRVKDEPAYYCNECDVEVFNILFVTSENGSRNTYLVHCEACARRRSAGLQGVVVLEQYRTEELAQAYDAFTLVRARRGGDPRGRRGGAPGRAGPGRGWAVAHPELRLLSPAGAGQHVAMRPDAPPACPPAGRRGATSTRLGWT encoded by the exons ATGCATCGGGCAGTGGACCCTGCAGGGGCCCGCGCTGCACGGGAAGCCTTTGCCCTTGGGGGCTTGAGCTGTGCTGGGGCCTGGAGCTCCTGCCCGCCCCATCCCCCTCCTCGGAGCGCATGGCTGCCTGGAGGCAG GTGCTCTGCCAGCATCGGGCAGCCCCCACTCCCTGCTCCCCTACCTCCTTCACACGGCAGTAGCTCTGGCCACCCCAACAAACCGTATTATGCTCCAGG GACACCCACCCCAAGACCCCTCCATGGGAAGCTGGAATCCCTGCATGGCTGTGTGCAGGCATTGCTCCGGGAGCCGGCCCAGCCGGGGCTGTGGGAGCAGCTTGGGCAGCTGTACGAGTCCGAGCACGACAGTGAGGAGGCTGTACGCTGCTACCACAGCGCCCTTCGATACGGAGGAAGCTTGGCTGAGCTGGGGCCCCGCGTCGGCCGACTACAGCAG GCCCAGCTCTGGAACTTTCATGCCGGCTCCTGCCAGCACCGACCCAAGGTCCTGCCTCCCCTGGAGCAAGTGTGGAACTTGTTGCACCTTGAG CACAAACGGAACTATGGGGCCAAGCGGGGGGGTCCCCCGGTGAAGCGGGCCGCCGAACCCCCGGTGGTGCAGCCTATGCCTCCTGCAGCACTCTCAGGCCCCTCGGGGGAGGAGGGCCTCAGCCCTGGAGGCAAACGCAGGAGAGGCTGCAACTCTGAGCAG ACTGGCCTTCCCCCAGGGCTGCCGCTGCCTCCGCCACCAttacccccagccccacccccgccTGGCCTAGCCACCAGTCCTCCATTCCAGCTGACCAAGCCAGGGCTGTGGAGTACCCCGCATGGAGATGCATGGGGCCCCGAGCGCAAGGGTTCAGCACCCCCAGAGCGCCAG GAGCAGCGGCACTCGCTGCCTCACCCATATCCATACCCAGCTCCGGCCTACCCTGTGCACCCCCCCGGCCACCGGCTGGTCCCGGCTGCACCCCcaggcccccgccccccaggagcAGAGAGCCATGGCTGCCCGCCTGCCACCCGTCCCCCCGGAAGTGACCTTAGAGAGAGCAGAGTTCAGAGGTCGCGGATGGACTCCAGCGTTTCACCAGCAGCAACCACCGCCTGCGTGCCTTACGCCCCTTCCCGGCCCCCTGGCCCCCCCggcaccaccaccagcagcagtagcagcagcagcaacccTGGTCTCCGGGGCGTGGAGCCGAGCCCAGGCATT CCCGGTGCTGACCGTTACCAAACTCCCGCGCTGGAGGTCTCCTCTCACCAAGGCCGCCTTGGGCCCTCAGCACACAGTAGTCGGAAACCATTCCTGGCGGCTCCTGCTGCCACTCCCCACCTGTCCCTGCCACCTggtccctcctcacctccccctcccccttgtccCCGCCTCTTACGCCCTCCACCCCCCCCTGCCTGGCTGAAGGGCCCAGCCTGCCGAGCAGCCCGTGAGGATGGAGAGATCTTAGACGAGCTCTTCTTCGGGGCTGAGGGAcgcccccgccctcccccgccacccctcccccaccgcgAGGGCTTCTTGGGACCTCCGGCCCCCCGCTTTTCTGTGGGCACTCAGGATTCGCACACCCCTCCCGCTCCCCCAAccaccagcagcagcaacagTGGCAGCCACAGCAGCAGCCCTACTGGGCCTGTGTCCTTCCCTACACCTTCCTATTTGGCCAGAAGTATGgacccccttccccgcccccccagcccAACACTGAGCCCCCAGGACCCACCTCTTGCACCCCTGACTCTTGccctgcctccagcccctccctcctcttgcCACCAGAATACCTCAGGAAGCTTCAGGCACCCGGAGAGCCCTCGGCCCAGGGTCTCCTTCCCAAAGACCCCCGAGGGGGGGCCGGGGCCATCCCCAGGCCCCCTGAATAAAGCCCCCCAGCCTGTGCCGCCCAGGGTTGGGGAGCTGCCTGCCCGAGGCCCTCGACTCTTTGATTTCCCCCCTACCCCACTGGAGGACCAGTTTGAGGAGCCAGCTGAATTCAAGATCCTACCTGATGGGCTGGCCAACATCATGAAGATGCTGGATGAATCCATTCGCAAGGAGGAGGAGCAGCAACGACACGAGGCAGGCGTGGTCCCCCCGCCTCCTCTGAAGGAGCCCTTTACATCTCTGCAGCCTCCATTCCCCACTGACACAGCCCCAGCCACCACTGCTGCCACCGCCGCTGCCGCCACCACCCCGGCCacccaggaagaggagaagaagccACCACCAGCCCTGCCACCACCGCCGCCTCTAGCCAAGTTCCCGTCACCACCCCAGCCACCGCCAACTGCGCGAGCCCCACCAGCCAACCCGGCCAACCTGCTCAAGTCCTTGGCCTCCGTGCTGGAAGGACAAAAGTACTGTTACCGGGGGACTGGAGCAGCTGTTCCCACCCGGCCTGGGCCCTTGCCCACCACTCAGTATTCCCCCGGTTCCTCTTCAGGTGCTACCGCCCCACCGCCCACCTCCGCGGCCCCGAGCGCCCAGGGCTCCCCACAGCCCTCCGCTTCCTCGTCATCTCAGTTCTCTACCTCAGGCGGGCCCTGGGCCCGGGAGCGCAGGGCGGGCGAAGAGCCAGCCCCGGGCCCCATGACCCCcgcacccccgcccccacccctgccgctGCCCCCTGCTCGTTCTGAGTCTGAGGTGCTAGAAGAGATAAGTCGGGCCTGTGAGACCCTTGTGGAGCGGGTGGGCCGGAGCACCGCAGACCCGGCCGACCCAGCGGACACGGCAGATCGAGCGGACAGCGGGACTGAGCGACTGCAGCCCCCAGCTCAGGCCAAGGAGGAGAGCGGTGGGGTGGCGGCCGCGGCACGACCAGGGAGCAGCAAGAGGCGGCAGAAGGAGCACCGGCGGCACCGGCGGGCCTGTAAGGACAGTGCGGGTCGGCGGCCCCGGGAGGGCAGGGCCAAGGCCAAGGCCAAGGCCCCCAAAGAAAAGAGCCGCCGAGTGCTGGGGAACCTGGACCTGCAGAGTGAGGAGATCCAGGGTCGTGAGAAGGCCCGGCCGGATCTGGGCGGGGCCTCCAAGGCCAAGCCGCCCGTAGCTCCGGGCCCTCCGCCAGTTCCTGCACCCTCTGTCCAGCCCACACCCGCGGCAGCCCCTGTCCCTGGGAAGAAGGCTCGGGAGGAAGCTCCGGGGCCACTGGGTGTCAGCCGGGCTGACATGCTGAAGCTGCGCTCACTTAGTGAAGGGCCCCCCAAGGAGCTGAAGATCCGGCTCATCAAAGTAGAAAGTGGTGACAAGGAGACCTTCATTGCTTCGGAGGTGGAAGAGCGGAGGCTGCGGATGGCAGACCTCACCATCAGCCACTGTGCTGCCGACGTCGTGAGGGCCAGCAA GAATGCCAAGGTGAAAGGAAAGTTTCGAGAGTCCTACCTTTCCCCTGCACAGTCTGTGAAACCGAAGATCAACTCGGAGGAGAAGCTGCCCCGGGAAAAACTGAACCCGCCCACACCCAGCATCTAT CTGGAGAGTAAACGGGATGCCTTCTCGCCGGTGCTGCTGCAGTTCTGTACAGACCCTCGAAATCCCATCACCGTGATCCGGGGCCTGGCAGGCTCCCTGCGGCTCA ACTTGGGCCTCTTCTCCACCAAGACGCTGGTGGAGGCCAGTGGTGAGCACACGGTGGAGGTGCGCACCCAGGTGCAGCAGCCCTCAGATGAGAACTGGGACCTGACAGGCACGCGACAGATCTGGCCCTGCGAGAGCTCCCGTTCCCACACCACCATTGCCAAGTACGCGCAGTACCAGGCCTCATCCTTCCAAGAGTCCCTGCAG gaggagaaggagagtgAGGACGAGGAGTCCGAGGAGCCGGACAGCACCACGGGAACCCCTCCTAG CAGCGCACCGGATCCGAAGAACCATCACATCATCAAGTTTGGCACCAACATCGACCTGTCCGATGCCAAGCG GTGGAAGCcccagctgcaggagctgctgaaGCTGCCCGCCTTCATGCGGGTAACCTCCACGGGCAACATGCTGAGCCACGTGGGCCACACCATCCTGGGCATGAACACAGTGCAGCTGTACATGAAGGTCCCAGGCAGCCGAACGCCAG GCCATCAGGAGAACAACAACTTCTGCTCGGTCAACATCAATATTGGCCCAGGAGACTGCGAGTGGTTCGCGGTGCACGAGCACTACTGGGAGACCATCAGCGCTTTCTGCGACCG GCATGGCGTGGACTACCTGACGGGTTCCTGGTGGCCAATCCTGGATGACCTCTATGCTTCCAACATCCCTGTGTACCGCTTCGTGCAGCGCCCCGGAGACCTTGTGTGGATTAATGCGGGGACCGTGCACTGGGTGCAGGCCACCGGCTGGTGCAACAACATCGCCTGGAACGTGGGGCCCCTCACCg CCTATCAGTACCAGCTGGCCCTGGAACGATACGAGTGGAACGAGGTGAAGAACGTCAAATCCATCGTACCCATGATTCACGTGTCCTGGAACGTGGCTCGCACGGTCAAAATCAGCGACCCCGACTTGTTCAAGATGATCAA GTTCTGCCTCCTGCAGTCCATGAAGCACTGCCAGGTGCAGCGGGAGAGCCTGGTGCGGGCCGGGAAGAAAATCGCCTACCAGGGCCGGGTCAAGGACGAGCCCGCCTACTACTGCAACGAGTGCGAC GTGGAGGTGTTCAACATCCTGTTCGTGACGAGTGAGAACGGCAGCCGCAACACGTACCTGGTGCACTGCGAGGCCTGTGCGCGGCGCCGCAGCGCAGGCCTGCAGGGCGTGGTGGTGCTGGAGCAGTACCGCACGGAGGAGCTGGCGCAGGCCTACGACGCCTTCACGCTGGTGAGGGCCCGGCGGGGCGGGGACCCGAGGGGGCGCCGGGGCGGGGCGCCggggcgggccgggccgggccgggggtGGGCGGTCGCGCATCCTGAGCTCCGCCTGCTCTCTCCCGCAGGCGCCGGCCAGCACGTCGCGATGAGGCCGGACGCcccgcccgcctgcccgcccgcAGGGCGCCGCGGGGCCACCAGCACACGCCTGGGCTGGACCTAG
- the KDM6B gene encoding lysine-specific demethylase 6B isoform X2: protein MHRAVDPAGARAAREAFALGGLSCAGAWSSCPPHPPPRSAWLPGGRCSASIGQPPLPAPLPPSHGSSSGHPNKPYYAPGTPTPRPLHGKLESLHGCVQALLREPAQPGLWEQLGQLYESEHDSEEAVRCYHSALRYGGSLAELGPRVGRLQQAQLWNFHAGSCQHRPKVLPPLEQVWNLLHLEHKRNYGAKRGGPPVKRAAEPPVVQPMPPAALSGPSGEEGLSPGGKRRRGCNSEQTGLPPGLPLPPPPLPPAPPPPGLATSPPFQLTKPGLWSTPHGDAWGPERKGSAPPERQEQRHSLPHPYPYPAPAYPVHPPGHRLVPAAPPGPRPPGAESHGCPPATRPPGSDLRESRVQRSRMDSSVSPAATTACVPYAPSRPPGPPGTTTSSSSSSSNPGLRGVEPSPGIPGADRYQTPALEVSSHQGRLGPSAHSSRKPFLAAPAATPHLSLPPGPSSPPPPPCPRLLRPPPPPAWLKGPACRAAREDGEILDELFFGAEGRPRPPPPPLPHREGFLGPPAPRFSVGTQDSHTPPAPPTTSSSNSGSHSSSPTGPVSFPTPSYLARSMDPLPRPPSPTLSPQDPPLAPLTLALPPAPPSSCHQNTSGSFRHPESPRPRVSFPKTPEGGPGPSPGPLNKAPQPVPPRVGELPARGPRLFDFPPTPLEDQFEEPAEFKILPDGLANIMKMLDESIRKEEEQQRHEAGVVPPPPLKEPFTSLQPPFPTDTAPATTAATAAAATTPATQEEEKKPPPALPPPPPLAKFPSPPQPPPTARAPPANPANLLKSLASVLEGQKYCYRGTGAAVPTRPGPLPTTQYSPGSSSGATAPPPTSAAPSAQGSPQPSASSSSQFSTSGGPWARERRAGEEPAPGPMTPAPPPPPLPLPPARSESEVLEEISRACETLVERVGRSTADPADPADTADRADSGTERLQPPAQAKEESGGVAAAARPGSSKRRQKEHRRHRRACKDSAGRRPREGRAKAKAKAPKEKSRRVLGNLDLQSEEIQGREKARPDLGGASKAKPPVAPGPPPVPAPSVQPTPAAAPVPGKKAREEAPGPLGVSRADMLKLRSLSEGPPKELKIRLIKVESGDKETFIASEVEERRLRMADLTISHCAADVVRASKNAKVKGKFRESYLSPAQSVKPKINSEEKLPREKLNPPTPSIYLESKRDAFSPVLLQFCTDPRNPITVIRGLAGSLRLNLGLFSTKTLVEASGEHTVEVRTQVQQPSDENWDLTGTRQIWPCESSRSHTTIAKYAQYQASSFQESLQQEEKESEDEESEEPDSTTGTPPSSAPDPKNHHIIKFGTNIDLSDAKRWKPQLQELLKLPAFMRVTSTGNMLSHVGHTILGMNTVQLYMKVPGSRTPGHQENNNFCSVNINIGPGDCEWFAVHEHYWETISAFCDRHGVDYLTGSWWPILDDLYASNIPVYRFVQRPGDLVWINAGTVHWVQATGWCNNIAWNVGPLTAYQYQLALERYEWNEVKNVKSIVPMIHVSWNVARTVKISDPDLFKMIKFCLLQSMKHCQVQRESLVRAGKKIAYQGRVKDEPAYYCNECDVEVFNILFVTSENGSRNTYLVHCEACARRRSAGLQGVVVLEQYRTEELAQAYDAFTLAPASTSR from the exons ATGCATCGGGCAGTGGACCCTGCAGGGGCCCGCGCTGCACGGGAAGCCTTTGCCCTTGGGGGCTTGAGCTGTGCTGGGGCCTGGAGCTCCTGCCCGCCCCATCCCCCTCCTCGGAGCGCATGGCTGCCTGGAGGCAG GTGCTCTGCCAGCATCGGGCAGCCCCCACTCCCTGCTCCCCTACCTCCTTCACACGGCAGTAGCTCTGGCCACCCCAACAAACCGTATTATGCTCCAGG GACACCCACCCCAAGACCCCTCCATGGGAAGCTGGAATCCCTGCATGGCTGTGTGCAGGCATTGCTCCGGGAGCCGGCCCAGCCGGGGCTGTGGGAGCAGCTTGGGCAGCTGTACGAGTCCGAGCACGACAGTGAGGAGGCTGTACGCTGCTACCACAGCGCCCTTCGATACGGAGGAAGCTTGGCTGAGCTGGGGCCCCGCGTCGGCCGACTACAGCAG GCCCAGCTCTGGAACTTTCATGCCGGCTCCTGCCAGCACCGACCCAAGGTCCTGCCTCCCCTGGAGCAAGTGTGGAACTTGTTGCACCTTGAG CACAAACGGAACTATGGGGCCAAGCGGGGGGGTCCCCCGGTGAAGCGGGCCGCCGAACCCCCGGTGGTGCAGCCTATGCCTCCTGCAGCACTCTCAGGCCCCTCGGGGGAGGAGGGCCTCAGCCCTGGAGGCAAACGCAGGAGAGGCTGCAACTCTGAGCAG ACTGGCCTTCCCCCAGGGCTGCCGCTGCCTCCGCCACCAttacccccagccccacccccgccTGGCCTAGCCACCAGTCCTCCATTCCAGCTGACCAAGCCAGGGCTGTGGAGTACCCCGCATGGAGATGCATGGGGCCCCGAGCGCAAGGGTTCAGCACCCCCAGAGCGCCAG GAGCAGCGGCACTCGCTGCCTCACCCATATCCATACCCAGCTCCGGCCTACCCTGTGCACCCCCCCGGCCACCGGCTGGTCCCGGCTGCACCCCcaggcccccgccccccaggagcAGAGAGCCATGGCTGCCCGCCTGCCACCCGTCCCCCCGGAAGTGACCTTAGAGAGAGCAGAGTTCAGAGGTCGCGGATGGACTCCAGCGTTTCACCAGCAGCAACCACCGCCTGCGTGCCTTACGCCCCTTCCCGGCCCCCTGGCCCCCCCggcaccaccaccagcagcagtagcagcagcagcaacccTGGTCTCCGGGGCGTGGAGCCGAGCCCAGGCATT CCCGGTGCTGACCGTTACCAAACTCCCGCGCTGGAGGTCTCCTCTCACCAAGGCCGCCTTGGGCCCTCAGCACACAGTAGTCGGAAACCATTCCTGGCGGCTCCTGCTGCCACTCCCCACCTGTCCCTGCCACCTggtccctcctcacctccccctcccccttgtccCCGCCTCTTACGCCCTCCACCCCCCCCTGCCTGGCTGAAGGGCCCAGCCTGCCGAGCAGCCCGTGAGGATGGAGAGATCTTAGACGAGCTCTTCTTCGGGGCTGAGGGAcgcccccgccctcccccgccacccctcccccaccgcgAGGGCTTCTTGGGACCTCCGGCCCCCCGCTTTTCTGTGGGCACTCAGGATTCGCACACCCCTCCCGCTCCCCCAAccaccagcagcagcaacagTGGCAGCCACAGCAGCAGCCCTACTGGGCCTGTGTCCTTCCCTACACCTTCCTATTTGGCCAGAAGTATGgacccccttccccgcccccccagcccAACACTGAGCCCCCAGGACCCACCTCTTGCACCCCTGACTCTTGccctgcctccagcccctccctcctcttgcCACCAGAATACCTCAGGAAGCTTCAGGCACCCGGAGAGCCCTCGGCCCAGGGTCTCCTTCCCAAAGACCCCCGAGGGGGGGCCGGGGCCATCCCCAGGCCCCCTGAATAAAGCCCCCCAGCCTGTGCCGCCCAGGGTTGGGGAGCTGCCTGCCCGAGGCCCTCGACTCTTTGATTTCCCCCCTACCCCACTGGAGGACCAGTTTGAGGAGCCAGCTGAATTCAAGATCCTACCTGATGGGCTGGCCAACATCATGAAGATGCTGGATGAATCCATTCGCAAGGAGGAGGAGCAGCAACGACACGAGGCAGGCGTGGTCCCCCCGCCTCCTCTGAAGGAGCCCTTTACATCTCTGCAGCCTCCATTCCCCACTGACACAGCCCCAGCCACCACTGCTGCCACCGCCGCTGCCGCCACCACCCCGGCCacccaggaagaggagaagaagccACCACCAGCCCTGCCACCACCGCCGCCTCTAGCCAAGTTCCCGTCACCACCCCAGCCACCGCCAACTGCGCGAGCCCCACCAGCCAACCCGGCCAACCTGCTCAAGTCCTTGGCCTCCGTGCTGGAAGGACAAAAGTACTGTTACCGGGGGACTGGAGCAGCTGTTCCCACCCGGCCTGGGCCCTTGCCCACCACTCAGTATTCCCCCGGTTCCTCTTCAGGTGCTACCGCCCCACCGCCCACCTCCGCGGCCCCGAGCGCCCAGGGCTCCCCACAGCCCTCCGCTTCCTCGTCATCTCAGTTCTCTACCTCAGGCGGGCCCTGGGCCCGGGAGCGCAGGGCGGGCGAAGAGCCAGCCCCGGGCCCCATGACCCCcgcacccccgcccccacccctgccgctGCCCCCTGCTCGTTCTGAGTCTGAGGTGCTAGAAGAGATAAGTCGGGCCTGTGAGACCCTTGTGGAGCGGGTGGGCCGGAGCACCGCAGACCCGGCCGACCCAGCGGACACGGCAGATCGAGCGGACAGCGGGACTGAGCGACTGCAGCCCCCAGCTCAGGCCAAGGAGGAGAGCGGTGGGGTGGCGGCCGCGGCACGACCAGGGAGCAGCAAGAGGCGGCAGAAGGAGCACCGGCGGCACCGGCGGGCCTGTAAGGACAGTGCGGGTCGGCGGCCCCGGGAGGGCAGGGCCAAGGCCAAGGCCAAGGCCCCCAAAGAAAAGAGCCGCCGAGTGCTGGGGAACCTGGACCTGCAGAGTGAGGAGATCCAGGGTCGTGAGAAGGCCCGGCCGGATCTGGGCGGGGCCTCCAAGGCCAAGCCGCCCGTAGCTCCGGGCCCTCCGCCAGTTCCTGCACCCTCTGTCCAGCCCACACCCGCGGCAGCCCCTGTCCCTGGGAAGAAGGCTCGGGAGGAAGCTCCGGGGCCACTGGGTGTCAGCCGGGCTGACATGCTGAAGCTGCGCTCACTTAGTGAAGGGCCCCCCAAGGAGCTGAAGATCCGGCTCATCAAAGTAGAAAGTGGTGACAAGGAGACCTTCATTGCTTCGGAGGTGGAAGAGCGGAGGCTGCGGATGGCAGACCTCACCATCAGCCACTGTGCTGCCGACGTCGTGAGGGCCAGCAA GAATGCCAAGGTGAAAGGAAAGTTTCGAGAGTCCTACCTTTCCCCTGCACAGTCTGTGAAACCGAAGATCAACTCGGAGGAGAAGCTGCCCCGGGAAAAACTGAACCCGCCCACACCCAGCATCTAT CTGGAGAGTAAACGGGATGCCTTCTCGCCGGTGCTGCTGCAGTTCTGTACAGACCCTCGAAATCCCATCACCGTGATCCGGGGCCTGGCAGGCTCCCTGCGGCTCA ACTTGGGCCTCTTCTCCACCAAGACGCTGGTGGAGGCCAGTGGTGAGCACACGGTGGAGGTGCGCACCCAGGTGCAGCAGCCCTCAGATGAGAACTGGGACCTGACAGGCACGCGACAGATCTGGCCCTGCGAGAGCTCCCGTTCCCACACCACCATTGCCAAGTACGCGCAGTACCAGGCCTCATCCTTCCAAGAGTCCCTGCAG caggaggagaaggagagtgAGGACGAGGAGTCCGAGGAGCCGGACAGCACCACGGGAACCCCTCCTAG CAGCGCACCGGATCCGAAGAACCATCACATCATCAAGTTTGGCACCAACATCGACCTGTCCGATGCCAAGCG GTGGAAGCcccagctgcaggagctgctgaaGCTGCCCGCCTTCATGCGGGTAACCTCCACGGGCAACATGCTGAGCCACGTGGGCCACACCATCCTGGGCATGAACACAGTGCAGCTGTACATGAAGGTCCCAGGCAGCCGAACGCCAG GCCATCAGGAGAACAACAACTTCTGCTCGGTCAACATCAATATTGGCCCAGGAGACTGCGAGTGGTTCGCGGTGCACGAGCACTACTGGGAGACCATCAGCGCTTTCTGCGACCG GCATGGCGTGGACTACCTGACGGGTTCCTGGTGGCCAATCCTGGATGACCTCTATGCTTCCAACATCCCTGTGTACCGCTTCGTGCAGCGCCCCGGAGACCTTGTGTGGATTAATGCGGGGACCGTGCACTGGGTGCAGGCCACCGGCTGGTGCAACAACATCGCCTGGAACGTGGGGCCCCTCACCg CCTATCAGTACCAGCTGGCCCTGGAACGATACGAGTGGAACGAGGTGAAGAACGTCAAATCCATCGTACCCATGATTCACGTGTCCTGGAACGTGGCTCGCACGGTCAAAATCAGCGACCCCGACTTGTTCAAGATGATCAA GTTCTGCCTCCTGCAGTCCATGAAGCACTGCCAGGTGCAGCGGGAGAGCCTGGTGCGGGCCGGGAAGAAAATCGCCTACCAGGGCCGGGTCAAGGACGAGCCCGCCTACTACTGCAACGAGTGCGAC GTGGAGGTGTTCAACATCCTGTTCGTGACGAGTGAGAACGGCAGCCGCAACACGTACCTGGTGCACTGCGAGGCCTGTGCGCGGCGCCGCAGCGCAGGCCTGCAGGGCGTGGTGGTGCTGGAGCAGTACCGCACGGAGGAGCTGGCGCAGGCCTACGACGCCTTCACGCTG GCGCCGGCCAGCACGTCGCGATGA